In one window of Duganella dendranthematis DNA:
- a CDS encoding type II toxin-antitoxin system Phd/YefM family antitoxin translates to MDAILAPSSVGISELKANPTAVLEASGDQPVAILNRNKLVGYLLTADAWAKIHEILEDKELLKIAETRMSDGKKPIRVTLDDL, encoded by the coding sequence ATGGACGCGATATTGGCCCCCTCCTCGGTCGGCATCAGCGAACTGAAGGCAAATCCTACGGCGGTACTGGAGGCATCCGGCGACCAGCCGGTCGCCATCCTGAACCGTAACAAGCTGGTCGGCTACCTGTTGACGGCGGATGCGTGGGCTAAAATCCACGAAATACTGGAAGATAAAGAACTGCTGAAGATCGCAGAGACCAGAATGTCAGATGGGAAAAAACCTATACGGGTGACCCTGGATGACCTATAA
- a CDS encoding three component ABC system middle component: MSEKLINQKPRRIDPIQHLTTLHNNPFIFSKAFFEFYAALGFKENSLLLSYLVLPLTLHKPCRDFLSAARSTSNFHTMSERLGLLNGMQQRVYEYKDLTNTTLQYLLGANKIWVIDRRVEIAEGASEEAPSPQKMVKAAQRLATFCRVPEVPMIYKKLGIYAL; the protein is encoded by the coding sequence ATGAGTGAAAAATTGATAAATCAAAAGCCTAGAAGAATAGATCCGATTCAGCACCTTACAACGCTACATAACAATCCTTTCATTTTTTCGAAAGCTTTTTTTGAGTTTTACGCGGCATTGGGATTCAAAGAAAATTCACTGCTATTATCATATCTGGTGCTCCCCCTTACCCTCCATAAACCGTGCCGGGACTTTCTGTCTGCGGCTCGGTCAACAAGTAATTTCCATACGATGTCTGAGCGTCTAGGGCTTCTCAACGGGATGCAGCAAAGAGTCTACGAATACAAAGATCTCACCAATACAACCCTACAATACCTATTAGGGGCAAACAAAATTTGGGTCATCGACCGCAGGGTGGAAATTGCTGAAGGAGCAAGCGAAGAAGCACCAAGTCCGCAAAAAATGGTAAAGGCTGCGCAGAGGCTAGCGACTTTTTGCCGGGTTCCAGAAGTGCCTATGATTTATAAGAAATTAGGAATTTACGCATTATGA
- a CDS encoding phage/plasmid primase, P4 family, producing MNSPIATTPNMTEINQLSLPDAARAYAEAGIAIFPLVPGKKIPAVAGGFKSASSDLAQVAAWWPPGSLNNIGIPTGKLNDRTVMDIDVKSGAQGFESWQKFCNEIGALESSLSSDTPSGGMHVVYKSPQGVSIGNKVGFMPGLDVRGEGGYFVASPSIVSGKPYQWKSGAAQPIEMPEAMVRRLTEKRGPHPTHDSVNLGSVSAEPVIAGSRNEKLFRLALSQMKAGHSRAEVEAFSVRANELFQPPMEQDEVMQVVDNVFRLYEKTAHMHCTDSGNAAKLAELYGDIVRYVIETDSWLRWNGVYWEPTSYIVIQGLAKDVAKALHKEADGMDQGPVKTRLKKHALASEGATRIKDMITLFKSEPGIGLPISKLDSDGFLLGVQNGYVNLKTGKFHAPDQSKLITQVAGASHQLESTCPQWITFLEQVMGGDMELVTYLQRLIGYSLTASLSEQCMGFGYGYGANGKSTFLNVTQSLMGDYGAQASGDLLLDRQRNSSGPSGDIASLRGKRFVAMSEVDEGRHFSEALVKSMTGGDPIVARHMYQSQFTFVPTHKMFVAGNHKPVIKGTDEGIWRRMRLIPFPVSFKKEDRDPNLESKLKAELPGILNWAIRGCLDWQHHGLPIPKAVAAATAEYRSEMDVVGSWIRECCVEGPYLEMVFDEAYESFSTWAKDYFGFSYTKRKLGMLLIERGYEKAKTAKRKYIGLGLRTPLTEALQKNGEKLSALKMYRD from the coding sequence ATGAATTCGCCTATAGCTACAACGCCCAACATGACAGAAATCAATCAACTGTCGCTTCCAGATGCTGCAAGGGCATATGCCGAAGCAGGGATTGCAATCTTCCCACTCGTCCCCGGGAAAAAAATCCCCGCAGTTGCTGGAGGCTTTAAGTCTGCTTCGAGCGATTTGGCGCAGGTCGCGGCGTGGTGGCCGCCGGGATCGTTGAATAATATCGGTATTCCTACAGGGAAGCTGAATGACCGCACCGTCATGGATATCGATGTGAAGAGTGGAGCTCAAGGATTTGAATCATGGCAGAAGTTTTGCAATGAAATCGGGGCGCTGGAGTCCTCGCTCAGCAGCGACACGCCTAGCGGTGGCATGCATGTGGTTTATAAATCCCCACAAGGTGTGAGTATCGGTAACAAGGTCGGTTTTATGCCCGGCCTCGATGTACGCGGCGAGGGCGGCTATTTTGTCGCATCGCCGTCTATTGTTAGCGGCAAACCCTATCAGTGGAAAAGCGGTGCTGCTCAGCCTATTGAAATGCCAGAAGCTATGGTCCGCAGACTGACCGAGAAGCGTGGCCCTCATCCTACGCATGATTCCGTCAACTTAGGGTCTGTATCTGCCGAGCCGGTCATTGCTGGCAGCCGTAACGAGAAGCTATTCCGCCTTGCGTTGAGCCAGATGAAGGCCGGCCACTCAAGAGCCGAAGTGGAGGCGTTCTCGGTTCGTGCCAATGAACTGTTCCAGCCGCCAATGGAACAAGATGAGGTGATGCAAGTCGTGGATAACGTGTTTCGACTGTACGAAAAAACCGCGCATATGCACTGCACGGATAGCGGCAACGCTGCAAAGCTCGCGGAACTCTACGGCGACATAGTACGCTACGTGATTGAGACCGATAGCTGGCTGCGGTGGAACGGTGTCTACTGGGAGCCAACTAGTTATATCGTCATCCAAGGGTTGGCTAAGGACGTAGCAAAAGCCTTGCACAAAGAGGCAGATGGAATGGATCAAGGGCCAGTGAAAACCCGCTTGAAAAAACATGCGCTCGCCTCCGAAGGTGCTACGCGCATAAAGGACATGATCACTTTGTTCAAGTCTGAGCCGGGGATCGGGCTGCCGATCTCTAAATTGGACAGCGACGGCTTTCTGCTGGGTGTACAAAACGGCTATGTCAATCTCAAGACGGGCAAGTTCCATGCGCCGGACCAATCCAAGTTGATTACGCAGGTAGCGGGCGCATCGCATCAACTCGAATCGACTTGTCCGCAGTGGATTACGTTCTTAGAGCAAGTGATGGGCGGCGACATGGAGCTCGTTACATATCTCCAGCGTCTGATTGGCTACTCACTTACTGCATCTCTCAGTGAGCAGTGCATGGGCTTCGGTTATGGCTACGGCGCCAATGGCAAAAGCACATTCCTGAATGTAACTCAATCGTTGATGGGTGACTACGGCGCGCAGGCATCGGGAGACTTGTTGCTCGACCGTCAGCGTAACAGCAGTGGACCATCTGGCGACATCGCAAGCCTGCGGGGGAAACGGTTCGTGGCCATGAGTGAGGTAGATGAAGGGCGTCATTTCAGCGAAGCGCTTGTCAAGTCAATGACTGGCGGCGACCCGATCGTGGCACGTCATATGTATCAGAGCCAATTTACTTTTGTCCCTACTCATAAGATGTTCGTAGCCGGTAATCATAAGCCGGTTATTAAGGGGACGGATGAAGGTATCTGGCGTCGTATGCGCCTGATTCCTTTTCCTGTGTCGTTCAAGAAGGAGGATCGTGATCCGAATTTGGAGAGCAAGCTGAAAGCGGAGTTACCTGGAATTTTGAACTGGGCCATTCGTGGATGCCTCGACTGGCAACACCATGGCTTGCCAATTCCTAAAGCAGTGGCTGCTGCTACGGCGGAGTACCGCAGCGAAATGGACGTCGTGGGGTCATGGATTCGCGAGTGTTGCGTCGAAGGGCCATACCTCGAAATGGTCTTCGATGAGGCGTATGAATCCTTCTCTACGTGGGCGAAAGACTACTTCGGGTTCAGCTACACCAAAAGGAAGCTTGGGATGCTGCTAATTGAACGCGGATACGAGAAGGCCAAAACTGCCAAGCGGAAATACATTGGGCTCGGCTTACGCACTCCCCTGACTGAGGCGCTGCAAAAGAACGGCGAGAAATTGTCCGCATTAAAAATGTATCGCGACTAA
- a CDS encoding organic hydroperoxide resistance protein: protein MTKQVLYTGKTHTTGGREGAARSNDGRLDIQLSSPGSSGQGTNPEQLFAAGWSACFIGAMGLVAGKLGVKLPADLAVDTEVDLNKDDSSYFLAARLNVSLPGLDSTTARAVVDGAHQACPYSKLSRGNIDVEINLV from the coding sequence ATGACCAAGCAAGTTCTGTACACCGGCAAAACCCACACCACCGGCGGCCGCGAAGGCGCCGCCCGCAGCAATGATGGCCGTCTGGATATCCAACTGTCGTCGCCCGGCAGCAGCGGCCAGGGCACCAATCCGGAGCAACTGTTTGCCGCCGGCTGGTCGGCCTGCTTCATCGGCGCCATGGGCCTGGTGGCCGGCAAGCTGGGCGTGAAACTGCCGGCCGACCTGGCGGTCGATACGGAAGTAGACCTGAACAAGGACGACAGCAGCTACTTCCTGGCGGCCCGCCTGAACGTCAGCCTGCCCGGCCTGGACAGCACCACCGCCCGCGCCGTGGTCGACGGCGCCCATCAGGCCTGCCCGTACTCCAAGCTCTCGCGCGGTAATATCGACGTCGAGATCAACCTGGTGTAA
- a CDS encoding MarR family winged helix-turn-helix transcriptional regulator: MSKPTTPQLADFLCFAVYSANLAYGKAYKPILDKLGLTYTQYIAIIALWEEDNQTVSGLGEKLYLESNTLTPILKKLEVMGYVHRARDPADERVVRVGLTAEGRALRESALNMNLRDATGLSAEEFPVLQKAVAKLRNNLVKAAPGKG; the protein is encoded by the coding sequence ATGAGCAAACCGACCACCCCGCAGCTGGCCGACTTTCTATGCTTTGCGGTTTATTCCGCCAACTTGGCCTACGGCAAGGCGTACAAGCCGATTCTGGACAAGCTGGGGCTGACGTACACGCAGTACATCGCCATCATCGCGTTGTGGGAAGAAGACAATCAGACCGTGAGCGGCCTGGGCGAAAAGCTGTACCTGGAATCCAATACGCTGACGCCGATCCTGAAAAAGCTGGAAGTGATGGGCTACGTCCACCGCGCGCGCGATCCCGCTGACGAGCGCGTCGTCCGCGTCGGCCTGACTGCCGAAGGCCGCGCCCTGCGCGAAAGCGCCCTGAACATGAACCTGCGCGACGCCACCGGCCTGAGCGCAGAAGAATTCCCGGTCCTGCAAAAAGCCGTCGCCAAACTGCGCAACAACCTGGTAAAGGCCGCGCCGGGCAAGGGGTGA
- a CDS encoding tyrosine-type recombinase/integrase yields the protein MGLHKRDNSSNWYYAFQAKNKKYVGSTGTANKTKALQVEREMRNKIHSETYLGEAEEISLRDALVKYLEPRKKYSYYRGMESISRKMFGSKRDPKTKRENPCYGLPLNLFLHEIQTKHIERLVAKRKAEGDKPATIKHEIGLISSTLREMQRLGYKTNRDVVFPQLKSAYRLRYLDSNDEAALLRELDPKSPRSGVKAPEDRTPEMQRNIQDNYDLVIMLLDTGCRYSEAANLPWTAVNLEAGTLNIYRSKVNNEDVLFMTDRLREVMVRRRAERRPDARYVFENKSGMARGYAAQGIKKAMDRAGVNDPDVVREKGGKVTMHTLRHSYASKLVKNGVSLFEVSVLLGHSDPKMTQRYAHLAPNDASRKAVDIINTMHS from the coding sequence ATGGGTCTGCACAAGAGAGATAATAGTAGTAACTGGTATTACGCTTTTCAGGCGAAAAATAAAAAGTATGTGGGCAGCACCGGCACTGCAAACAAGACAAAGGCGTTGCAGGTAGAGCGTGAGATGCGTAACAAAATCCATAGTGAAACTTATCTGGGCGAGGCTGAAGAAATTTCACTGCGCGATGCCTTGGTCAAGTACCTGGAGCCACGCAAGAAGTATTCGTACTATCGCGGCATGGAATCAATCTCACGCAAGATGTTCGGTAGCAAACGTGATCCGAAGACCAAGCGCGAAAATCCATGCTACGGCTTGCCGTTGAATTTGTTCCTTCATGAGATCCAGACCAAGCATATCGAGCGACTAGTAGCGAAGCGGAAGGCCGAGGGCGACAAGCCCGCCACTATCAAACATGAAATCGGCCTGATCAGTTCAACGCTGCGTGAGATGCAGCGACTTGGCTACAAGACGAATCGTGACGTTGTCTTTCCACAGTTGAAATCCGCGTATCGGCTGCGCTATCTCGATTCCAACGACGAAGCGGCATTGCTACGCGAACTCGATCCGAAATCACCGAGAAGCGGCGTTAAAGCGCCTGAGGATCGCACCCCTGAGATGCAACGCAATATCCAAGACAACTACGATCTGGTCATCATGCTTCTCGATACCGGCTGTCGCTATTCTGAGGCCGCGAACTTGCCATGGACGGCTGTGAATCTTGAGGCCGGAACGCTGAACATCTACCGCAGCAAAGTCAACAATGAAGACGTGTTGTTCATGACAGATCGGTTGCGTGAAGTGATGGTACGCCGTCGGGCAGAGCGCCGGCCTGATGCACGCTACGTCTTTGAAAACAAGTCAGGCATGGCACGCGGCTATGCCGCGCAGGGAATTAAGAAGGCGATGGATCGTGCCGGCGTGAATGATCCCGATGTGGTGAGAGAGAAGGGGGGCAAGGTCACGATGCACACGTTACGGCACAGCTATGCGTCAAAGCTTGTTAAGAACGGCGTTAGTCTTTTTGAAGTGTCTGTGCTGCTCGGTCACAGCGATCCGAAGATGACGCAGCGGTACGCCCACCTTGCACCGAATGACGCGAGCAGGAAGGCCGTTGACATCATCAATACGATGCATTCGTAA
- a CDS encoding DUF3732 domain-containing protein, translating to MRAKILFIGVLAEEEKGVHYVEFKDGVNIVTGRSSTGKSALIEIFDYCLGSSEFSVPVGVITENAKLYFTVLQVENTALILARRPDSKHAFVSEEFDLEMVKSLSWATMSYFGSAEFYPLRDFLKILQRYFNIAVTDVDEDLDERERRNRRASTPSIRSFASYMLQHQNLIANKHAVFYRFDQKEKREQAINHAKIFFGFVNQRYFILKQRENELEALIRRVTRSIPKAEQEVRAKRLRLEEAVFDYVSASGRPLEIDIEQAMTAPQIQLNKLRNTKVRFASDSDAHVKLMQAEQDKKAFLTGELRDRQLEFAEIESSLSYAQKYADYRAGIIVPSSANLSHASCPFCDSETDLVETSANDLTDAIHWLNSELERSSYRNSALDELRALKIKEVEDAKKLLRECNSRIDRISKQIDDLKKVRSQYELSVGAKMHVETVLQEIVDLKKPTSDLDLKKLEADLKEVIAELKENYDIESKIRKAESRIAYWMKHYSEHFDFEKSYRPINLKFSLETFDLWHQAEDRKVYLRAMGSGANWLACHLVLFLSLQRYSCELRGQSSIPSILFFDQPSQVYFPTILDGEKQFIPEALAAKDTSRNGRPVDEDMRAVTNMFDQLVIFCNETQRDTGIMPQIIVTDHADYLQLTSGVTFDSLVRKRWRDDDDGFINMRGIA from the coding sequence ATGAGAGCAAAAATCTTGTTCATTGGCGTGCTCGCTGAGGAAGAAAAAGGCGTGCACTACGTTGAGTTTAAAGATGGAGTGAACATCGTTACCGGCCGTTCCTCAACTGGCAAAAGTGCCTTAATTGAAATTTTCGACTACTGTTTGGGTAGTTCCGAATTTTCAGTTCCAGTTGGGGTGATTACCGAGAATGCAAAACTCTATTTCACCGTTTTGCAGGTCGAAAATACTGCATTGATTCTTGCGCGCCGTCCAGATTCTAAGCACGCATTCGTGAGTGAAGAGTTCGATCTGGAAATGGTTAAGTCTTTGAGCTGGGCAACGATGTCCTACTTCGGTTCGGCCGAGTTCTATCCGTTACGAGACTTTTTAAAAATATTACAACGTTACTTCAATATAGCTGTTACAGATGTGGATGAGGACTTGGACGAGCGTGAGCGCCGCAACAGGCGCGCATCTACACCAAGCATTCGAAGTTTCGCTTCGTACATGCTTCAGCATCAGAATCTAATAGCAAATAAACATGCTGTTTTCTATCGCTTTGATCAAAAAGAAAAACGTGAACAGGCTATTAATCACGCAAAGATCTTCTTTGGCTTTGTAAATCAGCGATATTTTATTCTCAAGCAACGCGAAAATGAATTGGAAGCCTTGATCCGTAGAGTTACACGATCTATTCCTAAGGCTGAACAGGAAGTTAGGGCTAAGAGGCTGAGGCTAGAGGAAGCGGTTTTTGATTACGTTTCCGCCAGTGGACGGCCGCTCGAAATTGATATTGAACAAGCAATGACAGCGCCCCAGATTCAATTAAACAAGCTGCGGAACACTAAGGTTCGATTTGCATCCGACTCGGATGCCCATGTTAAGTTAATGCAAGCTGAACAAGATAAAAAAGCTTTCCTAACGGGCGAACTCCGAGATCGCCAACTTGAGTTTGCAGAAATTGAATCTTCTCTATCATACGCCCAGAAATATGCAGATTACCGCGCAGGCATTATTGTACCTAGTAGTGCAAACCTTTCGCACGCTTCTTGTCCATTCTGCGATTCAGAAACTGACTTAGTAGAGACCAGTGCAAATGATCTGACCGATGCCATTCATTGGTTGAACTCTGAGTTGGAGCGGTCTAGTTATCGTAATTCAGCTTTGGACGAATTGCGCGCTCTAAAGATTAAGGAAGTCGAAGACGCTAAGAAATTATTAAGAGAATGCAACTCAAGAATAGATCGCATATCGAAGCAGATTGATGACCTTAAAAAAGTTCGAAGCCAATATGAACTTTCTGTCGGCGCAAAAATGCACGTGGAAACTGTGCTTCAAGAGATTGTAGATTTGAAAAAACCTACAAGCGACTTAGATTTGAAGAAATTGGAGGCGGATCTAAAAGAGGTTATTGCTGAACTCAAGGAAAACTACGATATTGAAAGTAAGATTCGTAAAGCTGAGAGCAGAATCGCTTATTGGATGAAGCACTATAGCGAACACTTTGATTTTGAAAAATCCTATAGGCCAATTAATCTCAAATTCTCCCTTGAAACCTTTGATCTTTGGCATCAAGCTGAAGACAGAAAAGTATATTTACGTGCAATGGGGAGCGGTGCGAATTGGCTTGCTTGTCACTTGGTTCTGTTTCTTAGCCTTCAACGGTATTCATGCGAACTACGTGGACAGTCATCGATACCATCTATTCTATTTTTCGACCAGCCAAGCCAAGTCTATTTTCCAACTATCCTTGACGGAGAGAAGCAGTTTATTCCAGAGGCCCTTGCCGCTAAAGACACAAGCCGAAATGGCCGCCCCGTAGATGAAGATATGCGTGCAGTGACGAACATGTTTGATCAGCTAGTTATTTTCTGCAATGAAACTCAGCGCGACACAGGCATCATGCCCCAGATTATCGTCACTGACCACGCTGACTATTTGCAGCTGACCAGTGGTGTGACGTTTGACTCTTTAGTTAGAAAACGCTGGCGTGATGATGATGATGGATTCATCAACATGCGGGGTATAGCTTAA
- a CDS encoding Panacea domain-containing protein translates to MIIFFATNTRNLGKVKLWKLLYFLDFQHYRDVGRPVTGLQYFAWPKGPVPVELQNEVSKPADDMKEKLDLQLHEFEKGVAMTVTPKVDFDASLFSKRELRLLENLAKEFCDSSADNMIEATHFENQPWDKIFNVQGQKQAMIPYELASRAAEAEQIQQLQLEHDEMRNNFSNV, encoded by the coding sequence GTGATCATATTTTTCGCAACGAACACCCGTAATCTTGGCAAAGTTAAGCTTTGGAAGCTACTCTATTTTCTGGATTTTCAGCATTATCGTGACGTCGGGCGGCCGGTGACTGGATTGCAGTACTTTGCATGGCCCAAAGGTCCTGTTCCGGTAGAGCTTCAAAATGAAGTAAGCAAGCCAGCCGATGACATGAAAGAAAAGCTGGATCTCCAATTGCACGAGTTTGAAAAAGGCGTGGCAATGACCGTCACGCCTAAGGTAGACTTTGATGCGAGCCTCTTCAGTAAACGCGAATTAAGACTGCTGGAAAATCTGGCCAAGGAATTTTGTGACTCCTCCGCTGATAATATGATTGAGGCTACGCATTTCGAGAATCAGCCTTGGGATAAAATCTTTAACGTTCAAGGCCAAAAACAGGCAATGATTCCTTATGAGCTAGCCAGCCGAGCGGCTGAAGCGGAGCAGATTCAGCAATTGCAGCTTGAGCATGATGAAATGAGGAATAACTTTTCTAACGTATGA
- a CDS encoding PIN domain-containing protein encodes MPETTSIEIKKNVEDGVITAISVDTTTFDDGGKRVDGGVFSQLRQFGRHPVNFVISEVVLNEIHRHLAASISVKKERFSRDMSEACEFVEYNMAELAELRGRLDSLPSAEELCTKKLKLFLDESAASVLSADDFVAVSDILRLYFTSQPPFQADNPKKSEFPDAIALLSLEQWATNNDTEIVVVSRDSDWAGFCAESKKLHLVRDLATALSLFQSTEEIVEGMVERLRAALSDESSEIFAAVRRTIENFDWHGHTSVEANSQFEYEEEEIHADISRCCFVDDSENIKITEICDDSVSVVFTLRVDGVVTVYYSFRKWDGIDREYLPMGSGSPSIDFSLNVSIVLNMPIKTGDLSDLEWDVEPDALHVDFDDIEPDWMSGRE; translated from the coding sequence ATGCCAGAGACAACATCAATAGAGATTAAAAAGAACGTTGAAGATGGTGTAATCACTGCAATTAGCGTTGATACCACTACTTTTGATGATGGTGGAAAACGCGTTGATGGAGGTGTATTTTCTCAGCTTCGCCAATTCGGGCGTCATCCTGTGAATTTCGTAATTTCAGAAGTTGTCTTGAATGAAATTCATCGGCATCTTGCCGCGTCAATTTCTGTGAAAAAGGAACGCTTCTCTAGGGATATGTCTGAGGCGTGTGAATTCGTTGAATATAATATGGCCGAGCTGGCAGAATTGAGAGGACGCCTTGATTCGTTACCAAGTGCTGAAGAGTTGTGTACAAAAAAACTTAAATTGTTTTTGGATGAGTCTGCGGCAAGCGTTTTGAGTGCGGATGATTTTGTTGCGGTAAGCGATATATTGCGTTTATATTTTACCAGTCAGCCGCCTTTTCAAGCAGACAACCCCAAAAAATCAGAATTTCCTGACGCCATTGCCCTATTGAGTCTTGAGCAGTGGGCGACAAATAACGATACTGAAATAGTAGTGGTATCCAGAGACTCAGACTGGGCCGGTTTCTGCGCAGAATCAAAAAAGTTGCATTTGGTTAGGGATTTGGCAACTGCCCTTTCGCTATTCCAATCTACTGAAGAAATTGTTGAAGGTATGGTCGAAAGGCTGCGGGCAGCACTGAGCGATGAATCGTCAGAAATATTTGCGGCCGTAAGACGAACGATAGAAAATTTCGATTGGCATGGACATACTTCAGTTGAGGCTAATTCACAGTTTGAATATGAGGAAGAAGAGATTCATGCTGATATTTCAAGATGTTGCTTTGTAGATGACTCGGAGAATATAAAAATTACCGAAATTTGTGATGATTCAGTTTCTGTTGTTTTTACACTTCGGGTAGATGGTGTGGTCACCGTGTATTATTCATTTAGAAAATGGGATGGCATTGATCGAGAATATTTGCCGATGGGTAGCGGAAGCCCATCGATTGATTTTTCTCTTAATGTCTCAATCGTATTAAATATGCCAATAAAAACAGGTGATTTGAGCGATTTGGAATGGGATGTAGAGCCAGATGCACTTCATGTAGATTTTGATGACATTGAGCCGGACTGGATGAGTGGCCGCGAGTAG
- a CDS encoding TIGR04141 family sporadically distributed protein: MATQPKKFSIRLNAFLFNKKSSNFQMFLGEAGRGVKSYDLQPGFGIEGKIYVQEKEAGRPKWADQLDLMHGKNIPGLDTKSASAVVFIKTKNRVVAFVFGYGRYLLDDGTYVLDFGIKTALNTLDNTTLRSVDLYSMEQEPMQKRNQAVRNSNINAFGIDVSRDILKAVTGEARTGIEWETIHGGGPQYSFTAKIQGFNELKAIAEELSSFYDLSIYKTDFEWVDNIQRVQSDALRATLDGLLIGDLQKGAPAELQLTLPEIGEWDKISGFSYTHGKTNVKSSISALDYFSINPSKGHTIEKLKSNRVFCYDINGFETNFSVYSCIYYERLYKKKIYVLFSNSWFCIDIDFLDSINEALRTIPVSSLKFPDVIRYSVPVTPTNKAGISLENEGDYNLRVSKTSGYHLLDKKLIKPRVGASSIELCDLLSNKGEFIHAKHRKGGSSGISHLFAQGRIAAELLLSDQEFREGARAELKGRSKDLVPLQKFDASKAEIVFLVLGDASIDVKNNLPFFSKVNLWITYLSLTQRNFEVSIAGADLSSAIIPAPVVSTKKTATKGKKTSP; this comes from the coding sequence ATGGCCACGCAACCAAAAAAATTCTCGATTCGTTTGAATGCATTTCTCTTTAATAAGAAATCATCGAATTTTCAAATGTTCTTGGGCGAGGCGGGACGTGGTGTAAAGTCTTATGATCTTCAACCTGGCTTTGGAATCGAGGGGAAAATCTATGTCCAGGAGAAGGAAGCTGGGCGCCCAAAATGGGCAGATCAGCTTGACTTAATGCATGGTAAGAATATACCAGGATTAGATACAAAATCGGCTTCAGCAGTTGTATTTATTAAGACAAAAAACCGGGTTGTAGCGTTTGTTTTTGGTTATGGAAGATATTTATTAGATGATGGAACTTATGTTTTAGATTTCGGAATAAAAACTGCGCTAAACACTTTGGATAACACCACGCTTCGTAGCGTAGATCTTTACTCTATGGAGCAAGAGCCGATGCAGAAACGAAATCAGGCGGTTAGAAATTCCAATATCAACGCGTTTGGGATCGATGTAAGTCGAGATATATTGAAAGCAGTCACTGGCGAGGCACGTACAGGGATTGAATGGGAAACGATTCATGGAGGCGGGCCACAGTATAGCTTTACCGCAAAAATCCAAGGATTCAATGAGCTTAAAGCGATAGCAGAAGAGTTAAGTAGCTTTTATGATCTGTCGATTTACAAAACAGATTTTGAATGGGTAGATAATATTCAACGAGTGCAAAGTGACGCTTTGCGGGCTACTTTGGATGGCCTATTGATTGGGGATTTGCAAAAAGGCGCTCCGGCTGAATTACAGCTTACGCTTCCGGAAATCGGGGAGTGGGACAAAATATCTGGGTTTAGTTACACGCATGGGAAAACTAACGTCAAATCATCTATCTCAGCGTTAGACTATTTTTCTATAAATCCTTCCAAAGGACACACTATAGAGAAATTAAAATCAAATCGAGTTTTTTGTTACGATATAAACGGTTTCGAAACAAATTTCTCAGTTTATAGTTGCATATATTACGAGCGCCTCTATAAAAAAAAGATTTATGTTTTATTTTCAAACAGCTGGTTTTGTATCGATATAGATTTTTTAGACTCGATAAATGAGGCCTTACGCACAATACCGGTTTCAAGCTTGAAGTTTCCTGATGTTATAAGGTATTCGGTGCCAGTCACACCAACAAATAAGGCAGGAATTTCATTGGAAAATGAAGGAGATTATAATCTACGAGTTAGTAAAACGTCCGGATATCACTTACTTGATAAGAAGCTAATCAAGCCACGAGTAGGGGCTTCCTCGATAGAACTGTGTGATTTGCTATCGAACAAAGGCGAGTTTATTCATGCAAAGCATCGAAAAGGGGGATCTTCCGGTATCAGCCATTTATTTGCTCAGGGGAGGATAGCAGCCGAGTTATTATTGTCTGATCAGGAATTTAGAGAAGGAGCCCGAGCCGAACTAAAGGGGAGAAGCAAAGATTTGGTTCCGCTTCAAAAATTTGATGCGAGCAAAGCTGAGATAGTATTTTTAGTGCTTGGAGATGCATCAATAGATGTTAAAAATAATCTTCCATTTTTTAGTAAGGTGAATTTGTGGATAACCTATTTGAGTTTGACTCAAAGAAATTTCGAAGTATCAATCGCGGGGGCTGATCTGTCATCAGCTATTATTCCTGCGCCGGTTGTATCGACTAAGAAAACCGCAACTAAGGGTAAGAAAACTTCGCCGTAA
- a CDS encoding H-NS histone family protein, with product MSTYQEYAAKIAELQQLAEAARKNEIADAKAQIAAIMKDYGLTVEDLGGAKTKAVKVRIPVAAKYRDDATGETWTGRGRSPKWLEGKDKGQYLIK from the coding sequence ATGTCTACCTATCAGGAATACGCCGCAAAGATCGCAGAGTTGCAACAGCTCGCAGAAGCAGCACGCAAGAACGAAATCGCCGATGCGAAAGCTCAGATCGCTGCGATCATGAAGGATTACGGCCTGACCGTTGAAGACCTTGGCGGTGCCAAGACGAAGGCCGTGAAAGTACGTATTCCAGTCGCTGCGAAGTATCGTGATGATGCGACCGGCGAGACCTGGACTGGTCGCGGGCGTTCGCCAAAGTGGCTGGAAGGTAAAGACAAAGGGCAGTATCTGATCAAGTAA